The region TTGATGGTGAGTCGGCTCTGCCCTGCCCCGGTACCGTTCAGCTCGAACACGCCACTTTTGTAAATGGCCCATCCCTGAACACCAGCGACATAGTCGGTCGACGCAATGAAGCTCCCGATCTTGGCGTTGGAGATCGTGCCATCCATGATGAAGGCTGAGTTCATGAACACTTGCCCGCCAGTAACAGCGAATGGAGATGCCAGCGTTCCATTGATGCCGTTCACTACCGCGAACGTATCCGCACTGACCAGGAACTTGCTCTGCAGCCCTCCCGGGCCGTTCTCAATACCCATCCCAACGCTTGCAGCAACGTACTGACCTTGGGAGTTGACCTGCATCTTCACCGACCACATAGTGCTGGCTTTGCCGTCCAGCGCGGCCAGCGCCTGGCTGGTGGTCTGAACCGATGCGTTGGTCTTCTGAATTTCGCCGTTGGTCTTGTCCAGAGAGCTGTTGAATGAAGCCTCGAGCGTCTCGGACTTGCGCGCCTGAGCCTCAATAGCAGTTGCCCGCACCTTCGACTCTTCAGCGATCTTGGCCGTACTCTCCCAGGACTTCAGGGCACCGGCCAGATCGCCCTCGCCGTTATCGTCCCGCTCTCCCTGCGGCGAGACGAGGGACGCCTCCATGTAGCCAATGCGCTCACCCAGGGCTTCATCTCCATCCGCCCGGGTGCGCGCCTCGTCGCTGATCGCGGTCTCGGCATCGTCAACACGGGAGTTGACCTCCTGCAGTCGTGAAGCCGTCGAAGACTCGTTATCCGTAACGGCCTGATCGAGCTGCGAGATATTGGCCGAGTTCTCGCCCACCTTGGTGGCCACATCGGCAAACCGGCTGGCTGTAGCGCTTTCGTTGGTGGCTACAGTCTTTTCCAGGCTACTGATGCCGGCGGCGTTCTTGCCGACAGTCGCCTCGACCTCAGTGACGCGAGTGGCCATCGCCTCGTTCTGGGTGGCCCGGGTGCGACTTTCTTCTGCCACTTTGGCCGTGGCATCCCAGCCGCGCAGAGCGTCAGCAAGGTCGCCCTCGCCGTTGTCGTCGCGGTAGGAAGACTGCACCGCCTGCAGCGCTGAAGCCTGGGCCGTGACCTGGCCTTCGATTTCCGTGATGTCACTGGTGTTCTTCGCCACGGTGCTGGCCAGGGCGTTCGCCGTCTCGGCGATGCTGCCGATATCCACCCAGTACGTCGGGTTCGGCGGCGCATTGCTACCGTCGGCGGCGGCCGGCACTGGCGCGATAGCCATGTACAGACGCTGACCGTGACGAACGGCATCATTCTTCAGGTAGGCATTGGTCGGCACATACTCCAGCGGGTCAGTCAGCTCAGTGATCAGTCCCTCCAGTTCCTGCTTGGCCGAGTCGATCCGATCATTCACCGAGCCAGGGAAGTCGCCGGAAATCTTCTCGATCTCCTTCAGCAGCTCTTGGCCAAGTTCGCTCTCAGTGATCCGGCCGCCGAGTAACTCAAGGACTGGCCCTGCGTCGGAACCGGACTGACCGAATGTCCAGGCTGTCCAAGGTCCCGTATTACCAGTGCGGTCTGCAAGGCGTGCCCGGAAAAACCTAGTGACGCCTGCGGCCATTCCGCTCTTCAGGTAGGTCCTCGCTGGGTAAGCTACCATCGAAAGCTGCACCGGATTTTCACCGTTACCCGCAAGGGACTCTTGTATCTCGGTGTAGAAGGTATCGGCAGCGCCCCCAGGGAATGCCCAGTTCAGGCGGATACCAAAGAGCTCCGTGGCAGCGCTGAAGCTTGCCAAGGCTGGTGGTTCGCCGGTCTTGCCGTAAAGCTGGGTAGGTTTGGAAAACGCCCAAATAGAACTACTTCCAGCAACACCCACTGCTGCCACCCGCGCGATGTAGACGCCGCTGTAAATCCCTTTCACTTCCATGGCTGCGGTATACGTGACTCCCGCATAGATCCAGTCGCCGTCGTCACGCTTCCACCACACGTTGTAATGCTGTGCACCACGGGGAGCGTCCCAGGTGATGCGCATAGTTGCTACGTTGACGCCCTGGCTGACCGTATCGAAAGTCGAAAGCTCGATGTTCGATGGCGGGGTCTGGACTGCGCCGGGCAAAACGCTGGTGGGCGGCGTTACGATTTGAGCGCCATTGTCGATCGCCTCAAACTTACTGGCATTGCGCTCGACAGCGACGATGTCGTACTGCAGCTTGTCGTCGCCAAAATTTTCGTTGACGGTCAGCACCCGATAGGTCTCGGCTACAAGCTCAGCAGTCTCAATGGTGTAGATCGATTCCTTGACTGGCACCTTAGAGAATGACTGCGTTACGGTCACCAGCCGCCCAACAATGGAGCGGATGATCCGCGTCTCTGCCACGCCTTTTGGCAGGATGACCACCAGGGTATCGCCAGCTGATGCCGCTACATCGTTGTCCAACGTAACAGTAGTAGTGGTTGCGGCCTTGAGGCGCCCCCCAATAGGCACTCCGGCGAAGTTCTCGTCAGCTACGCGGATGATGTCGCCTGGTCGGCAAATGGTGCCATCCAGGCCCACGCTGAAGTTGATAGTGCCGGTTTCCAGCCTGTTGGTCAGAAGGATGTACTTGCCGGCGCGTTGCGCTTGCCCTTGTGATACGCAGCCGAAAGCGGTGATCTCTGTTTCGCGAATACCGTAGCGACCAATTGCGGTCTGGTCCTGGACATACTCAACACGCTGGTTGCCGAAATTCTCTCGGTCACTCCACGCGACCTTGGCCACGCTGAAGCGAGTCGACCCGCTCGAACCTGGACGGTTGAACTTGCCATCAATGACGTTGGCGTTAGTGTAGGTATACACCGGGTCGCCCGGCATGTCGGCGGCGCAGGCTACTTCGCTGCCAGCGTAGTAGCTCATGCCGCGGAAGACACTGGCCAGGTCCTGCAGAACGTTCAGTGCGTCCGCCCGCGACTGCAAGTAGACGTTGCAGGTAAACCGAGGCTCTTGGCCACCCTTCCCGTTCGACACTTGGTGGTCGCAGTACTGCGCGATCTCGTACAGCCCCCACTTGTCCACTTGGCCAGCGTCAATGAAGCGGCCCAGGCCGTAGCGATCGTTCAGGACGATATCGCGCCAGATCCACGGCGGGCAGTCGGTCCACGCAAGCTTGAATGTGCCGTCCCAGTTCCCGGTGTATGTGCGGGTGGCAGCGTCATAGTTGCTTGGCACTTGGATAATCCGACCACGTATGCGGTAGGCGCGCTCAGGTACCGCCGAGAACTGGCTTGCATCCATCTTCAGGCCGCAGAGAGCGGTGTATGGGTACTGAAGCTTGGCGTCGATGACTTCGGTGTAGGTGCCGATAGAAGTCGTAGCCTGAATCCGCGAGTCAGTCGAGTCTGGAGTTGTTCGGCGAACGCGGATGCGCCAGCCGGAAGTAGCCTTGGGGAACTCGATCCGGTGCGAGCGCTGGTAGCCCGTGGTTGTCTTGCCGCTGAAGGCAGCCTTCAGCACCGTCTTGTAGTCGCCGTCATCAGTGGAAAGGTCGATCTCGTAATTGACCGTGTAGCCGACCATATCGCCGTCGCTCTCGGTCCGCACCAGCGCACCTACCGCAAGCTGGATGCGAAACGCAGATAGCTCTAGGTTGCTAAATGACTGCACCCAAGACTGGCTCGCCTCGAGCTCCACACCAACCGACGTTTGGGACTCAACCGCAGGAAAACCTGCGATGTGGTCCTGATCATGCTCGCCAGTGCGCTGCTCCCACGTCACACCGCTGAAGTTCAGGCTTCCGTCGCTGTTCGCCAGCGGTGTCTTGTCCAAGTAGATGGACTGAGCACCGTTGACCAAGCCGACAATTGGGCCCTCACTGATGCCGTCCAGAATGTTTGCATAGCTGACGTTGATCAGGCTGTCTGGGCTTTCTACAGGCGCGTGCGGCTTGGACCCACCTTTGGA is a window of Pseudomonas sp. DG56-2 DNA encoding:
- a CDS encoding phage tail protein; its protein translation is MTDMSILGSKGGSKPHAPVESPDSLINVSYANILDGISEGPIVGLVNGAQSIYLDKTPLANSDGSLNFSGVTWEQRTGEHDQDHIAGFPAVESQTSVGVELEASQSWVQSFSNLELSAFRIQLAVGALVRTESDGDMVGYTVNYEIDLSTDDGDYKTVLKAAFSGKTTTGYQRSHRIEFPKATSGWRIRVRRTTPDSTDSRIQATTSIGTYTEVIDAKLQYPYTALCGLKMDASQFSAVPERAYRIRGRIIQVPSNYDAATRTYTGNWDGTFKLAWTDCPPWIWRDIVLNDRYGLGRFIDAGQVDKWGLYEIAQYCDHQVSNGKGGQEPRFTCNVYLQSRADALNVLQDLASVFRGMSYYAGSEVACAADMPGDPVYTYTNANVIDGKFNRPGSSGSTRFSVAKVAWSDRENFGNQRVEYVQDQTAIGRYGIRETEITAFGCVSQGQAQRAGKYILLTNRLETGTINFSVGLDGTICRPGDIIRVADENFAGVPIGGRLKAATTTTVTLDNDVAASAGDTLVVILPKGVAETRIIRSIVGRLVTVTQSFSKVPVKESIYTIETAELVAETYRVLTVNENFGDDKLQYDIVAVERNASKFEAIDNGAQIVTPPTSVLPGAVQTPPSNIELSTFDTVSQGVNVATMRITWDAPRGAQHYNVWWKRDDGDWIYAGVTYTAAMEVKGIYSGVYIARVAAVGVAGSSSIWAFSKPTQLYGKTGEPPALASFSAATELFGIRLNWAFPGGAADTFYTEIQESLAGNGENPVQLSMVAYPARTYLKSGMAAGVTRFFRARLADRTGNTGPWTAWTFGQSGSDAGPVLELLGGRITESELGQELLKEIEKISGDFPGSVNDRIDSAKQELEGLITELTDPLEYVPTNAYLKNDAVRHGQRLYMAIAPVPAAADGSNAPPNPTYWVDIGSIAETANALASTVAKNTSDITEIEGQVTAQASALQAVQSSYRDDNGEGDLADALRGWDATAKVAEESRTRATQNEAMATRVTEVEATVGKNAAGISSLEKTVATNESATASRFADVATKVGENSANISQLDQAVTDNESSTASRLQEVNSRVDDAETAISDEARTRADGDEALGERIGYMEASLVSPQGERDDNGEGDLAGALKSWESTAKIAEESKVRATAIEAQARKSETLEASFNSSLDKTNGEIQKTNASVQTTSQALAALDGKASTMWSVKMQVNSQGQYVAASVGMGIENGPGGLQSKFLVSADTFAVVNGINGTLASPFAVTGGQVFMNSAFIMDGTISNAKIGSFIASTDYVAGVQGWAIYKSGVFELNGTGAGQSRLTINNSSVRAYHANGVLGIDLSL